In Pyramidobacter piscolens W5455, a genomic segment contains:
- a CDS encoding Fic family protein — protein DFAATDKNAVEAAALFHLRFEGIHPFIDGNGRTGRLLLNFMLMQAGFPPVNVKYSDRRRYYAAFDSYYRDGDSAPMTGLVKECLEARLLEYLKVLD, from the coding sequence GAGACTTCGCCGCCACGGACAAGAACGCGGTCGAGGCGGCGGCATTGTTCCATCTCCGCTTCGAGGGCATCCATCCCTTCATCGACGGCAACGGGCGCACGGGGCGGCTGCTGCTGAACTTCATGCTCATGCAGGCGGGCTTTCCGCCCGTCAACGTGAAATACAGCGATCGCCGCCGCTATTACGCCGCCTTTGATTCCTACTACAGAGACGGCGATTCCGCGCCGATGACCGGTCTGGTTAAGGAGTGCCTCGAGGCCCGTTTGCTGGAGTATTTGAAGGTACTGGATTGA
- a CDS encoding type II toxin-antitoxin system RelB/DinJ family antitoxin, giving the protein MNAENTTVVNVRMPQQIKHDAQQILSELGLSTSDAVRLFFRQIVDEGGLPFQPRLSAETLQAMADAEAGRLEEVTLDQLKAELDAIH; this is encoded by the coding sequence ATGAACGCGGAGAATACAACCGTCGTCAACGTCCGCATGCCGCAGCAGATCAAGCACGACGCTCAGCAGATCCTTTCCGAGCTTGGCCTCAGTACGAGCGACGCCGTGCGGCTGTTCTTTCGCCAGATCGTCGATGAAGGCGGTCTTCCCTTCCAGCCGCGCCTCAGCGCCGAAACGCTTCAGGCCATGGCCGACGCGGAAGCCGGAAGACTCGAAGAAGTGACGCTCGACCAGCTGAAGGCCGAACTTGATGCGATCCATTAA